A genomic segment from Drosophila willistoni isolate 14030-0811.24 chromosome 2L unlocalized genomic scaffold, UCI_dwil_1.1 Seg168, whole genome shotgun sequence encodes:
- the LOC6652160 gene encoding DNA repair protein RAD51 homolog 4 produces the protein MDLRNFLKQTLRGKELTEYQYNLLAKNDIETVQEFLKADLPKLQILLDIKKPHSVYDIKVELIDLLGKEKKCTFATLYEEEKQNNLDHGTGIEELDKLLEAIGQPFPRVWEIYGEAGVGKTEMMYTFAINFVCQQREQPRHVLFIDCKGDFESKRILQILQELKYPQPDEAMKAIKVVNVFSDEHIIAVLQALLKQRLEKLEEALAIGLLLIDCLPACFLHLRSKNERMLANSQLTTVASLLRRLNASGVGCIVGNASFPRDELGKIIEEQGDMISEDSGGTGPYEPLLGVYWKSVCTLRMSLELPNPEYDDCNIDTVVDDGLRVLNVINNTYGPAGGSCHLCVSQAGIV, from the exons ATGGATCtgagaaattttttaaaacaaacttTACGAGGCAAAGAACTAACCGAATATCAATATAATTTGTTAGCCAAGAATGACATCGAAACGGTTCAGGAGTTTTTAAAGGCAGATTTGCCAAAGCTGCAAATCCTGCTGGACATTAAGAAGCCTCACAGTGTTTATGACATAAAAGTGGAACTGATCGATTTGCTgggaaaggaaaaaaagtgCACATTCGCTACTTTGTATGAGGAGGAAAAACAGAACAACTTGGACCATGGGACAGGCATAGAAGA ACTAGATAAATTACTCGAAGCAATTGGGCAGCCCTTCCCTCGAGTCTGGGAGATCTATGGCGAAGCAGGCGTGGGAAAAACTGAGATGATGTACACCTTTGCAATCAATTTTGTATGCCAGCAGAGGGAACAGCCACGACACGTTCTCTTCATCGACTGCAAGGGCGATTTCGAATCAAAGCGAATCCTTCAAATATTGCAGGAGCTGAAGTATCCTCAACCGGATGAGGCCATGAAGGccataaaagtggttaatgtttTCTCCGATGAACATATAATTGCCGTCTTACAAGCCCTGCTAAAGCAGCGGCTAGAGAAGCTGGAGGAAGCATTGGCCATTGGACTATTGCTAATTGATTGTCTGCCCGCTTGTTTCCTTCACTTGCGTAGCAAAAATGAGAGGATGCTAGCCAATTCCCAGTTAACAACTGTCGCATCCCTGCTGAGAAGATTGAATGCAAGTGGGGTGGGCTGTATTGTGGGTAACGCATCATTCCCTAGGGATGAATTGG GAAAAATCATTGAAGAGCAAGGGGATATGATCTCAGAAGATTCCGGCGGTACAGGGCCATATGAACCCCTATTGGGTGTCTACTGGAAGTCTGTGTGTACGTTGCGCATGTCCCTGGAGCTTCCAAACCCAGAGTACGATGATTGCAACATTGACACAGTAGTTGATGATGGCCTGAGAGTGCTGAATGTGATAAACAATACTTATGGGCCGGCTGGAGGTAGCTGCCACTTGTGCGTCTCACAAGCTGGAATCGTTTAG
- the LOC6652159 gene encoding proton-coupled folate transporter → MNEEPYTHENLVAKIKPNRNDPEASTGNSCSTSISEESLASQRSSNPIVANDTAPTARWGIYLIEPLILILLFAYNFSSTIFKNQVIYQSCTAGLGYPDAVCLLLGTKNSTNETKKIEAEVQPYAARVMLTIKLVECLVPAFCGLFAGAWADRYGRKPLLMASFLGYSMQYLISSIIAYLAMENHGMITPWLYILTIIPLSLMGSSVTYSAAAVCFIGDVSSEKMRSYRLIAYEMSIYVGLLLGSFASGYVYEDLNSQSYIVFAISSVSILVGLFIMMLFLPESLPTQPQVTPTTSLTGLLKDMGRSCCKPRQFKDRSIIILLMCILLLTAFVADGSNSVFYLFMRAQFHWTVKEFTNYESVSILVPALAGSGGMLFLWSLRKCTRNSAILWLAFISLLSHVSSSLMRAFAFVDWQIYVAIGLGALKSLVNPMCRTAITSLLPADERGKIFALLDVVRNLTPFVSSSVYIVIYSLTLSSAPSLFNLFSANFYGLAIALLLVVWRLKSTQQSEHYDPVFR, encoded by the exons ATGAACGAGGAACCGTATACCCATGAGAATTTGGTCGCCAAAATCAAACCAAATCGAAATGATCCTGAGGCAAGTACCGGCAATTCATGCAGCACTAGCATTAGTGAGGAAAGCTTGGCCAGCCAAAGGAGCAGTAATCCCATAGTAGCAAATGATACTGCACCGACTGCTCGTTGGGGGATCTATCTGATTGAGCCCTTGATATTGATACTCTTATTTGCCTACAATTTCTCAT CCACCATATTTAAGAATCAAGTAATATATCAAAGCTGCACTGCGGGCTTGGGTTATCCAGATGCAGTGTGTCTACTCTTGGGCACAAAAAACTCGACGAATGAGACAAAG AAAATTGAAGCCGAGGTTCAGCCATATGCAGCTCGTGTTATGCTGACAATCAAATTGGTGGAGTGTCTAGTTCCAGCATTTTGTGGCCTCTTTGCCGGGGCCTGGGCAGATCGCTATGGACGCAAACCGCTACTAATGGCCTCCTTTTTGG GCTATTCGATGCAGTACTTAATTTCATCGATCATTGCCTATTTGGCCATGGAAAATCACGGTATGATTACTCCCTGGCTTTACATACTCACCATAATCCCTCTCAGCCTGATGGGTAGTAGTGTAACCTATTCCGCTGCTGCTGTCTGTTTCATTGGCGATGTATCTTCGGAAAAAATGAGATCCTATAG ACTGATTGCCTATGAAATGTCCATTTATGTAGGCTTGCTCTTAGGTAGTTTTGCCTCTGGATACGTTTACGAGGATCTCAATTCCCAGTCTTACATCGTCTTTGCAATTTCTTCTGTCTCTATACTTGTCGGATTGTTCATTATGATGCTGTTCCTGCCCGAGAGTTTACCTACCCAACCACAAGTGACACCGACAACGTCTTTGACTGGCTTGCTCAAGGACATGGGGAGAAGCTGCTGCAAGCCTCGACAATTCAAGGATCGCTCGATTATCATATTACTTATGTGTATATTGCTGTTGACTGCTTTTGTCGCCG atggcagcaatTCTGTGTTCTACTTGTTCATGAGAGCTCAGTTTCATTGGACAGTCAAGGAGTTTACAAACTATGAATCTGTCAGCATTTTGGTGCCGGCTTTAGCTGGATCTGGTGGCATGCTCTTTCTCTGGTCCCTTAGAAAG TGCACCAGGAATTCGGCTATACTTTGGCTGGCCTTCATTTCGCTGCTGAGTCATGTGAGTAGCAGTCTAATGCGAGCTTTTGCCTTTGTGGATTGGCAGATCTATGTGGCCATTGGACTGGGAGCTCTCAAATCTCTGGTGAATCCCATGTGTCGAACGGCAATAACCAGTCTATTGCCAGCAGATGAGCGAG GCAAAATATTTGCCCTATTGGACGTAGTACGGAATCTCACCCCGTTTGTATCCTCGAGTGTGTACATTGTCATCTATAGCTTAACATTGAGCAGTGCCCCAAGTCTGTTTAATTTGTTCAGTGCTAATTTCTATGGACTGGCCATTGCTCTGTTGCT TGTGGTTTGGCGCTTAAAATCAACACAACAATCGGAACACTACGACCCGGTTTTCAGATGA